From Methanotorris formicicus Mc-S-70:
AGTTATATTCCGTTAGAGTATTCCCTCGATGCGTGATTAACTGTTAAATGATTAGAAATCTTTTTATGTAAAACATCTCTCCTAAAGGTATTCGCCTTTTAGCGAATATAGTTCCAGTTAGGTCGTTAAAGTGTCTTTTACACGAATTACATCTGTATCTTTACAACATCTTTCGAACCACAATATGGGCAAGTATATCTATCACTCCATCTAATCTCCCTTATAATTGCAATACACTCCTCATCCTTTGGTATGAATAACTTATATACTTCGACGCTCATAAGATTATATATTGCGATTATTATTTATAATTATTATTTATATATGTAATTGTAAGTGAAGATGAGTGTACATTAATATGGATATATATTTCTTATTATCATTTTGGTGATAGTATGCTAACTCATGTTGATGAAAAAGGAGTTAAAATGGTCGATATTTCAAAAAAAGAAGATGTTGAGAGAGTGTGTGTTGCAGAGGGATATATAAAATTGAAATCATCCACAATAGAGTTGATAAAGAAGAATGAAATTGTTAAGGGGGATGTTCTAACAACCGCACAAATAGCAGCGATGATGGGGGTTAAAAACACCCCCAACTTAATTCCAGCATGCCATCCTTTGCCCATAACTTCTGTTAAAGTTGATTTTGAGATTTTTGACGACAAAATTAAGACAACAGTTGAAGTAAAGACAACCTACAAAACAGGCATTGAGATGGAAGCATTGACTGGGGTTTCTATTGCTTTATTAACAATATGGGATATGGTTAAAAGTG
This genomic window contains:
- a CDS encoding transposase, with protein sequence MSVEVYKLFIPKDEECIAIIREIRWSDRYTCPYCGSKDVVKIQM
- the moaC gene encoding cyclic pyranopterin monophosphate synthase MoaC → MLTHVDEKGVKMVDISKKEDVERVCVAEGYIKLKSSTIELIKKNEIVKGDVLTTAQIAAMMGVKNTPNLIPACHPLPITSVKVDFEIFDDKIKTTVEVKTTYKTGIEMEALTGVSIALLTIWDMVKSVEKDENGGYPNTEIYGIRVVKKVKK